A stretch of the Neisseria sp. DTU_2020_1000833_1_SI_GRL_NUU_006 genome encodes the following:
- the cmk gene encoding (d)CMP kinase, with the protein MNTKQKVIAIDGPSASGKGTVASRIAQALGFDYLDSGALYRLTALYAKKRDVEWNDEEAVAALAENLPARFEGTQVFLDDEDVSGQIRSEAIGMGASAVAQLPKVRAALLQRQRDFLTGKGLVADGRDMGSVVFPDAALKVFLTAGAKIRAERRAKQIGIPCEGLEFERILSDIEARDEADRRRSVAPLKQLPDAELLDTSGLSIEEAVKKVLDWYHKV; encoded by the coding sequence ATGAATACCAAACAAAAAGTCATCGCCATAGACGGACCCAGTGCATCGGGGAAAGGCACAGTCGCTTCCCGCATCGCTCAGGCTTTAGGGTTCGATTATCTGGACTCCGGCGCGTTATACCGCCTGACCGCGCTGTATGCGAAGAAACGGGATGTGGAATGGAACGATGAAGAGGCGGTTGCCGCGCTGGCAGAAAATCTGCCCGCCCGCTTTGAAGGCACTCAGGTCTTTTTGGATGATGAAGACGTTTCGGGACAAATCCGCAGCGAAGCCATCGGCATGGGCGCTTCTGCAGTGGCGCAGTTGCCAAAAGTGCGTGCCGCGCTTTTGCAGCGGCAGCGTGATTTTCTAACGGGAAAAGGTTTGGTCGCCGACGGGCGCGATATGGGTTCGGTTGTTTTCCCCGATGCGGCGTTAAAGGTTTTTCTGACCGCAGGTGCGAAAATACGGGCGGAACGCCGCGCCAAACAAATCGGCATTCCATGCGAAGGCTTGGAATTTGAACGGATTTTGTCGGACATCGAGGCACGCGATGAAGCGGACCGCCGCCGCAGCGTCGCGCCCTTAAAGCAGCTTCCCGATGCGGAACTTTTGGATACGAGCGGGCTGAGTATCGAAGAAGCTGTAAAAAAAGTGCTTGATTGGTATCATAAAGTTTGA